In Candidatus Polarisedimenticolia bacterium, the genomic window CGATGCGCCGAGCCGGCCACCAGGCCGGCGGCGATGGGCCGGCTCAGCTCCGGACGCTTCAGGTAATAGGAAAACGCGAAGCTCTGCTGGGAGAAGGTGCGACCGCAGCTGAGGCAGCGGAACCGGGGCACGACCCGGCCGTCGCATCGGCGTCGGTAGGTGCCGTGCGAAAGACAGCGCAAGATCCCATTGCGTCGATGGTGCTCGGCGCACGCGGGCCAGGGACAGAAGGCAGGAACGAAGGATTCCGGGCGCACCAACTCGACGATGACGGCGCGGTCCATGACCGGCATCTATCAAGATGCAGGCCAGAATCGAGCTTACACCGGAACCTGGAGCCGCACCCGAGTATGGCCATTACCCCGTTCGCGGGTGAACACCCAAGACAGGACAGTTCCCGCCCGTGAACGTTTCCCGCTACCATCCCGCTACCACACTCTCGGCACCACTATGTGAGAGATGCTATGATGTGCGGCCCTTGGCGGGTGGTCCCTCTGCCGGAGGCGCGCCCGACGGCGGATGGGGAGAAGGGAAGTGGCATGAAGGCCAGAGATGTGGTGATTCTCGGATCCGGATGCGCCGGGCTGACGGCGGCGGTCTATGCCGCGCGGGCCAACCTGAAACCCCTGCTCGTCGACGGCCACGAGTCGGGCGGGCAGCTGAGCCTGACGACCGACGTCGAGAATTTCCCGGGGTTCCCGGACGGAGTCCTCGGCCCGGAGCTGATCGAAAAAATGCGCCAGCAGGCGGCGCGTTTCGGCACGGAGTACCTGAGCGGGGCGGCCACCGCCGCCGACCTGTCTCAGCGGCCCTTCCGCCTGACGGTCGCCGGCCACGGTGACACGCTCTGCAGGACCCTCATCGTGGCGACCGGAGCGTCGGCGCGGATGCTCGGGCTCGAGTCCGAGCGACGGCTCCTGGGACACGGGGTGTCGACCTGCGCCACCTGCGACGGGTACTTCTTCAAGGAGAAGGACCTGATGGTGGTCGGCGGGGGGGATTCGGCGATCGAGGAAGGGACCTTCCTGACCAAGTTCGCGCGCCGGGTGACCATCGTGCACCGTCGCGACGCGCTGCGCGCCTCCAAGATCATGCAGGACCGGGCCCGCAAGAATCCCAAGGTTGATTTTCTCTGGGACACCGCGGTGGAGGAGGTCCTCGGCAAGGACAAGGTCGAGGGAGCGCGGGTGCGCAACCTGAAATCGGGCGAGGAAACCGTGAAGAAGATCGACGGCCTGTTCGTCGCGATCGGCCACACACCCAACACCCGCCTGTTCGAGGGGCAGCTCGAGCTCGACAAGGCCGGCTACATCGTCACGCACGAGGGGAGCCGGACCAGCATTCCCGGCGTGTTCGCCGCGGGGGACTGCCAGGACCACGTCTACCGCCAGGCGGTCACGGCCGCCGGCAGCGGCTGCATGGCCGCGATCGACGCGGAGCGCTTCCTCGAAGCCGAGGGCCACTGACCCGTGGGCGATCTGATGGAAGAGCTGCTCGAATCGATCGAACGGGCGGTGGTGGTCCTCAAGGCCCGCCCGGAGGCGCGCTACGCCTCGGACGTCGAGAACCTCTTGCGGATCAAGCGCATCCTCCAGGGGCTGGACCCGGAGGAGATCGAAGCCCTTCTGGAAGACGACGACGAGGAAGAGTAGACCCCCGCGGGGGTGAAGTTGGTGCCGGAGGCGGGATTTGAACCCGCATGCCTTTTGGGCGCCACCCCCTCAAGATGGTGTGTCTGCCAGTTCCACCACTCCGGCACGACGGAGCGGCGGCCGCCGCTCCGGGTCATTTCCTATTTCGGGGCCGGGCTGGCCGCCGGCTGAGGCGCCGCGCCGGCGTCGGCCGGGGCCTCGGGCTGGGGCGTCGGACTGGCCGGCGCCGCCTGGGTCGAGGGTGCCGCCTCGTCGAGCACCGAGCCTCCGCCCCGCCGCGACCCGATCAGGGCCAGGCCGAGG contains:
- the trxB gene encoding thioredoxin-disulfide reductase, producing MKARDVVILGSGCAGLTAAVYAARANLKPLLVDGHESGGQLSLTTDVENFPGFPDGVLGPELIEKMRQQAARFGTEYLSGAATAADLSQRPFRLTVAGHGDTLCRTLIVATGASARMLGLESERRLLGHGVSTCATCDGYFFKEKDLMVVGGGDSAIEEGTFLTKFARRVTIVHRRDALRASKIMQDRARKNPKVDFLWDTAVEEVLGKDKVEGARVRNLKSGEETVKKIDGLFVAIGHTPNTRLFEGQLELDKAGYIVTHEGSRTSIPGVFAAGDCQDHVYRQAVTAAGSGCMAAIDAERFLEAEGH